One Micromonospora sp. WMMD1120 genomic region harbors:
- a CDS encoding acyl-CoA dehydrogenase family protein, which translates to MSTPDGPPSPWREPEHDDLAELARTFFTREVLPHAERLSTQGHPDREHYRRAGGLGLLGLSVPEEYGGGGGGFTHEAVMLHEQAYAGESSLGLAVHSGIVTGYLVAYGSEEQKRRWLPGLCSGELVGAIAMTEPDGGSDLQAMRTRAVRDGDDYLVTGAKTFITNGGLADLIVVAVKTDPEQRAAGVSLLVCEVGGDPEGFRRGRLLSKIGLHANDTAELFFDEFRVPAANLLGGVEGLGFVQLMQQLPQERLVIGVGAVAAMERAVELTVAYAKERTTFGKPLLGHQNTRMVLAECATRTRVSRVFLDDCIVRHTRGELDVATAAMAKSWLTEGQCEVVDRCLQLFGGYGYTTEYPIARMYADARVQKIYGGANEIMKELIARAL; encoded by the coding sequence ATGTCGACGCCCGACGGTCCCCCCTCGCCCTGGCGCGAGCCGGAGCACGACGACCTGGCCGAGCTGGCCCGCACCTTCTTCACCAGGGAGGTGCTGCCGCACGCCGAGCGCCTGTCGACGCAGGGTCACCCCGACCGCGAGCACTACCGGCGCGCCGGTGGGCTGGGGTTGCTCGGCCTGTCCGTCCCGGAGGAGTACGGCGGAGGCGGCGGCGGGTTCACCCACGAGGCCGTCATGCTGCACGAGCAGGCGTACGCCGGGGAGAGCAGCCTCGGGTTGGCCGTGCACAGTGGGATCGTCACCGGCTACCTGGTGGCGTACGGCAGCGAGGAGCAGAAACGGCGCTGGTTGCCGGGTCTGTGCAGCGGCGAGCTGGTCGGCGCGATAGCGATGACCGAGCCGGACGGCGGCTCGGATCTCCAGGCGATGCGCACCCGGGCCGTCCGCGACGGTGACGACTACCTGGTCACCGGCGCGAAGACGTTCATCACCAACGGCGGTCTGGCCGACCTGATCGTCGTGGCCGTGAAGACCGACCCCGAGCAGCGGGCGGCCGGCGTCTCGCTGCTGGTCTGCGAGGTGGGCGGCGATCCGGAGGGGTTCCGCAGGGGCCGCCTGCTCTCCAAGATCGGGCTACACGCCAACGACACCGCCGAGCTGTTCTTCGACGAGTTCCGGGTGCCGGCGGCCAACCTGCTCGGCGGTGTGGAGGGGTTGGGCTTCGTCCAGCTCATGCAGCAACTTCCGCAGGAACGACTGGTGATCGGCGTCGGCGCGGTGGCGGCCATGGAACGGGCGGTCGAGCTGACCGTCGCGTACGCCAAGGAGCGCACCACCTTCGGCAAGCCGCTGCTGGGGCACCAGAACACCCGGATGGTGCTCGCCGAGTGCGCCACCCGTACCCGGGTCAGCCGGGTCTTCCTTGACGACTGCATCGTCCGGCACACCCGGGGCGAGCTGGACGTGGCCACCGCCGCGATGGCGAAGTCGTGGCTCACCGAGGGGCAGTGCGAGGTCGTCGACAGGTGCCTTCAGCTCTTCGGCGGCTACGGCTACACCACGGAATACCCGATCGCCCGGATGTACGCCGACGCCCGGGTCCAGAAGATCTACGGCGGCGCCAACGAGATCATGAAGGAGCTGATCGCCCGTGCCCTCTGA
- a CDS encoding DUF2786 domain-containing protein, giving the protein MPDADELVANALAAVRGTDVRQAERQLDRLMVGSGAADAGTAVDAALVRRLVRGLAGLWPRGWQPVDVHRITGRRLDARAAGLVRDAMAAQRRDQADPVPQWWDEQLRELGATAVTDQPGVLAGWSRREGLDRTDALRVAVDVLALVESLPPIAVLRPPPGVTGAALPRTAGAARTGSPMLDRVRALLAKAESTTFPAEAEALTGKAQELIARHSIDEALLAGGAERGDAPGGVRLSTDSPYAGAKALLVQEVAAANRCEAVWSDDLGFSTVLGWPADLVAVEVLYTSLLVQATAAMLRGRAERRPGSGRRTKVWDESFLNAFALRIGERLRAATEAATDAATDPADRVAGADRLLPVLAARGAAVRERLETLFPGVTRHRLSVRDAEGWSSGTSAADRAALDVGGVRRPRQVPGRPDAR; this is encoded by the coding sequence GTGCCGGACGCTGACGAACTCGTCGCCAACGCGCTCGCGGCGGTGCGCGGCACCGACGTACGGCAGGCCGAACGGCAGCTGGACCGGCTGATGGTTGGCAGCGGCGCGGCGGACGCCGGCACGGCGGTGGACGCCGCGCTGGTCCGCCGTCTGGTACGCGGCCTGGCCGGGCTGTGGCCGCGCGGGTGGCAGCCGGTCGACGTACACCGGATCACCGGTCGCCGGCTGGACGCCCGTGCGGCGGGCCTGGTCCGGGATGCGATGGCCGCCCAGCGGCGCGACCAGGCCGACCCGGTCCCGCAGTGGTGGGACGAGCAGCTACGCGAGCTGGGGGCCACCGCGGTCACCGACCAGCCGGGCGTGCTGGCGGGCTGGTCCCGCCGGGAAGGGCTCGACCGTACCGATGCGTTGCGCGTCGCCGTCGACGTCCTCGCGCTCGTGGAGAGCCTGCCGCCGATCGCGGTGCTGCGCCCGCCGCCCGGCGTGACCGGCGCGGCGCTCCCCCGCACGGCCGGCGCGGCCCGCACCGGGTCACCGATGCTGGACCGGGTACGGGCGCTGCTGGCCAAGGCCGAGTCGACGACCTTTCCGGCCGAGGCGGAGGCGCTGACCGGCAAGGCACAGGAGCTGATCGCCCGGCACAGCATCGACGAGGCGCTGCTGGCCGGCGGGGCCGAGCGCGGGGACGCGCCCGGCGGGGTGCGGTTGAGCACCGACAGCCCGTACGCGGGTGCGAAGGCGCTGCTGGTGCAGGAGGTCGCGGCGGCGAACCGGTGCGAGGCGGTCTGGTCCGACGATCTCGGCTTCAGCACCGTGCTGGGCTGGCCGGCCGACCTGGTGGCGGTGGAGGTGCTCTACACCTCGCTGCTGGTCCAGGCCACGGCGGCGATGCTGCGCGGGCGCGCCGAGCGCCGGCCGGGTTCGGGTCGGCGGACGAAGGTGTGGGACGAGTCCTTCCTCAACGCGTTCGCGCTGCGCATCGGCGAACGACTGCGTGCGGCCACCGAGGCGGCGACCGACGCGGCCACCGACCCGGCCGACCGGGTGGCCGGGGCGGACCGGCTGTTGCCGGTGCTCGCCGCCCGGGGTGCGGCGGTCCGGGAGCGGCTGGAGACGTTGTTTCCCGGCGTCACGCGGCACCGGCTCAGCGTGCGCGACGCCGAGGGCTGGTCGTCGGGCACCTCGGCCGCCGACCGGGCAGCGCTCGACGTCGGCGGCGTCCGCCGGCCCCGGCAGGTGCCCGGCCGGCCCGACGCCCGCTGA
- a CDS encoding DUF2243 domain-containing protein produces the protein MSGAILPNARRVDARSSTLAGVIIGVAIMAAVDEIVFHQLLAWHHFYDRSTLPVALLSDGLLHAAEVIALVGGFFWFADVRRRQALSTRLAWAGFLLGAGGFQLFDGIVDHKVLRLHQIRYGVHLVPYDVVWNVAGAVLLLAGAALLWRTRAGGAGDGRR, from the coding sequence GTGAGCGGCGCGATCCTGCCGAACGCACGTCGCGTCGACGCTCGCTCCTCGACGCTCGCCGGCGTCATCATCGGCGTCGCGATCATGGCGGCGGTGGACGAGATCGTCTTCCACCAGTTGCTGGCGTGGCACCACTTCTACGACCGGTCGACCCTTCCGGTCGCGTTGCTCTCCGACGGGCTGCTGCACGCCGCCGAGGTGATCGCCCTGGTCGGTGGCTTCTTCTGGTTCGCCGACGTCCGCCGGCGGCAGGCCCTGTCGACCCGGTTGGCCTGGGCTGGCTTCCTGCTCGGCGCGGGAGGGTTCCAACTCTTCGACGGGATCGTCGACCACAAGGTGCTCCGGCTGCACCAGATCCGCTACGGCGTCCACCTCGTCCCGTACGACGTGGTGTGGAACGTGGCCGGCGCGGTGCTGTTGCTGGCCGGCGCGGCGCTGCTGTGGCGGACCCGGGCCGGTGGCGCGGGCGACGGCCGTCGGTGA
- a CDS encoding zf-HC2 domain-containing protein — MGCEQWREVLSAQLDGEETAAELTAAQRHLDGCADCRAWFTAAVAVTRRVRTRLVVEVPDRTAAILAAVSAAPARPAWWRRLLGRGPLVVGLRSALGLLGAVQLVLGLAQVGRGATTDHLHPAGQHLWHESAAWNVAVGAGFLFVALRRSPPAGLLPMLSAFVGTLLLLSVNDLATGSVAKERLVSHGFLVVGYLITVLLSRPGLRPGGPAPQRQPERSRWRFGADEVDQPLRVVRSEPYPGQAANRFAAPAARTGQTGRAAGTGRTDERRAA; from the coding sequence ATGGGGTGTGAGCAGTGGCGGGAGGTCCTGTCCGCGCAGTTGGACGGGGAGGAGACCGCCGCCGAACTGACGGCGGCGCAACGGCACCTCGATGGGTGCGCCGATTGTCGGGCCTGGTTCACGGCGGCGGTCGCGGTGACCCGTCGGGTCCGTACCCGACTGGTGGTTGAGGTGCCGGACCGGACGGCGGCGATCCTGGCCGCCGTCAGCGCGGCCCCGGCACGCCCGGCGTGGTGGCGGCGTCTGCTCGGACGCGGCCCGCTGGTGGTCGGTCTGCGCTCCGCGCTCGGGCTGCTCGGCGCGGTGCAGTTGGTGCTCGGCCTGGCCCAGGTCGGCCGGGGGGCGACCACCGACCACCTGCACCCCGCCGGCCAGCACCTGTGGCACGAGTCGGCCGCCTGGAACGTGGCCGTCGGCGCCGGCTTCCTCTTCGTGGCGCTGCGCCGCAGCCCGCCGGCCGGGCTGCTGCCGATGCTCAGCGCGTTCGTCGGCACGTTGCTGCTGCTCTCGGTGAACGACCTGGCCACCGGGTCGGTGGCTAAGGAGCGGCTGGTCAGCCACGGTTTCCTGGTGGTCGGCTACCTGATCACGGTGCTGCTGTCCCGCCCCGGTCTGCGCCCCGGTGGGCCCGCGCCGCAGCGCCAGCCGGAACGGTCCCGCTGGCGGTTCGGCGCGGACGAGGTGGACCAGCCGTTGCGGGTGGTCCGCTCCGAGCCGTACCCGGGGCAGGCCGCCAACCGATTCGCCGCACCGGCGGCGCGGACCGGTCAGACTGGCCGGGCGGCAGGTACCGGTCGGACCGACGAACGCCGGGCCGCCTGA
- a CDS encoding acetyl-CoA C-acetyltransferase, with protein sequence MPSEAYVYDAVRTPRGRGRDTGALHGVKPISLVVGLIDAVRERNPGLDVGRLEDLLLGIVTPIGEQGGDLARAAALLAGLPEQVGGVQLNRFCASGLEAVNSAAARVRSGWEHLLLAGGVESMSRVPMGSDGAAWATDPQTALATSFVPQGVSADLIATLEGFTRDDVDGYAVRSQERAAKALAGGHFARSVVPVRDGNGLDILTVDEHPRPETTREALAGLTPSFATLGEAAGFDAVALQKFHWLEAIEHVHHAGNSSGIVDGAALVLIGSEGVGRDLGLTPRARIVGAAVTGADPTLMLTGPIPATHKALAVAGLTVDDIDLFEINEAFAAVVLKYVRDLGLDPDRVNVNGGAIALGHPLGATGAMLLGTALDELERRDLRRAVVTLCIGGGMGVATVLERC encoded by the coding sequence GTGCCCTCTGAGGCGTACGTCTATGACGCGGTCCGCACCCCGCGCGGACGCGGCCGGGACACGGGCGCGCTGCACGGGGTCAAGCCGATCTCCCTGGTGGTCGGTCTGATCGACGCGGTGCGGGAACGCAACCCCGGCCTGGACGTCGGCCGGCTGGAGGACCTGCTGCTCGGCATCGTCACCCCGATCGGTGAGCAGGGCGGTGACCTGGCCCGCGCCGCCGCACTGCTGGCCGGGCTGCCCGAGCAGGTGGGCGGGGTGCAGCTCAACCGGTTCTGCGCCTCCGGGCTGGAGGCGGTCAACTCGGCCGCCGCGCGGGTCCGCTCCGGCTGGGAGCACCTGCTGCTCGCCGGTGGGGTCGAGTCGATGTCCCGGGTACCGATGGGTTCCGACGGCGCGGCCTGGGCCACCGACCCGCAGACCGCGCTCGCCACGTCGTTCGTGCCGCAGGGCGTCAGCGCCGACCTGATCGCCACGCTGGAGGGTTTCACCAGGGACGACGTGGACGGTTACGCGGTGCGGTCGCAGGAGCGGGCCGCCAAGGCGTTGGCCGGCGGGCACTTCGCGCGTTCGGTGGTGCCGGTCCGCGACGGCAACGGGCTGGACATCCTCACCGTCGACGAGCACCCGCGTCCGGAGACCACCCGCGAGGCGCTGGCAGGGCTCACCCCGTCCTTCGCCACGCTCGGCGAGGCGGCCGGCTTCGACGCCGTCGCGTTGCAGAAGTTCCACTGGCTGGAGGCGATCGAGCACGTCCACCACGCGGGCAACTCGTCCGGCATCGTGGACGGCGCGGCGCTCGTACTCATCGGCTCGGAAGGGGTTGGCCGGGACCTCGGTCTCACGCCGCGCGCCCGGATCGTCGGCGCGGCGGTCACCGGCGCCGACCCGACGCTGATGTTGACCGGGCCGATTCCGGCCACCCACAAGGCGCTGGCCGTCGCCGGCCTGACGGTCGACGACATCGACCTGTTCGAGATCAACGAGGCGTTCGCCGCCGTGGTCCTCAAGTACGTCCGTGACCTGGGCCTCGATCCGGACCGGGTGAACGTCAACGGCGGCGCGATCGCCCTCGGCCATCCGCTCGGCGCGACCGGGGCGATGCTGCTCGGCACGGCGTTGGACGAGTTGGAGCGCCGCGACCTGCGCCGCGCCGTCGTGACGCTGTGCATCGGCGGCGGCATGGGCGTCGCCACAGTTCTCGAGCGCTGCTGA
- a CDS encoding 3-hydroxyacyl-CoA dehydrogenase NAD-binding domain-containing protein: MTETIRYDRGDDGIVTLTLDDPTQSANTMNRAYAASMTAVLDRLEAEPDLVGVIVTSAKSTFFAGGDLPEMISATRADAPALTELLGAIKRDLRRLETLGRPVVAAVNGSALGGGLEIALACHHRIALDAPDSRLGLPEVTLGLLPGAGGVTRTVRMLGLATALTTVLLTGRRMRPADALAAGLVDEVVATEAELLDRARAWIVANPRPAQPWDRPDYRMPGGSPASRSLAAQLPAFPATLRKQLKGARLPAPEAILAAAVEGAQVDLETALTVETRHLIGLLTGQVAKNMIGAFFFDLKAVNGGAARPSVDVAPVRRVAVLGAGMMGAGIAYACASAGLDVVVRDVSPEAAGRAREHAERLLARRVRKGRATEADARAVLDRITATDRVDALAGCDAVIEAVFEDPALKQQVFAEVLPVLAPDALLASNTSTLPISELAAGVDRPADFIGMHFFSPVDRMPLLEIVVGERTGDAALARAFDLGRRIGKTPIVVNDGRGFFTSRVIGRFIDEAVGMVAEGVPAASVEQAALQAGYPTGPLALADEVSLTLIQRIRRQFEAASAEYRPLPAHRLVDELVDAYDRPGRAAGRGLYSYDDGTRGRLWTGLADLITDAGRAVPFTDLQERMLFAKALDAVRCLDEGVLRTETDANIGSIFGIGFPAWTGGVLRYVRQYAGGPAGFAARATELADRYGDRFTPPADLVDRLAASAPGPDGDSSARSAEPAGVA, encoded by the coding sequence ATGACCGAGACCATCCGGTACGACCGCGGCGACGACGGCATCGTCACGCTCACCCTGGACGACCCGACGCAGTCGGCGAACACCATGAACCGGGCGTACGCCGCGTCGATGACCGCCGTTCTCGACCGGCTGGAAGCCGAGCCCGACCTCGTCGGCGTGATCGTGACCAGCGCGAAGTCGACGTTCTTCGCCGGCGGCGACCTGCCCGAGATGATCAGCGCGACGCGTGCCGACGCGCCCGCGCTGACCGAGCTGCTCGGCGCCATCAAGCGGGACCTGCGCCGCCTGGAGACGCTGGGGCGGCCGGTGGTCGCGGCGGTCAACGGCTCCGCGCTCGGCGGTGGCCTGGAGATCGCGCTCGCCTGCCACCACCGGATCGCGCTGGACGCGCCGGACAGCCGGCTCGGGCTGCCCGAGGTGACCCTGGGCCTGCTGCCCGGCGCGGGCGGGGTGACCCGGACGGTACGCATGCTCGGCCTGGCGACGGCACTGACCACCGTGTTGCTCACCGGCCGACGGATGCGCCCTGCCGACGCCCTGGCCGCCGGCCTGGTCGACGAGGTGGTCGCCACCGAGGCGGAGTTGCTGGACCGTGCCCGCGCCTGGATCGTCGCCAACCCGCGCCCGGCGCAGCCGTGGGACCGGCCGGACTACCGGATGCCCGGCGGCAGCCCGGCCAGCCGCTCGCTCGCCGCTCAGTTACCCGCCTTCCCGGCCACGCTGCGCAAACAGCTCAAGGGGGCTCGACTGCCCGCGCCGGAGGCGATCCTGGCCGCCGCCGTGGAGGGCGCCCAGGTCGACCTGGAGACGGCCCTGACCGTGGAGACCCGGCACCTGATCGGCCTGCTCACCGGGCAGGTCGCCAAGAACATGATCGGCGCGTTCTTCTTCGACCTGAAGGCCGTCAACGGCGGTGCCGCCCGACCGTCGGTGGACGTCGCCCCGGTGCGGCGGGTGGCGGTGCTCGGCGCCGGCATGATGGGCGCCGGCATCGCGTACGCCTGCGCCAGCGCCGGGCTCGACGTGGTGGTCAGGGACGTCTCCCCGGAGGCCGCCGGGCGGGCCCGGGAGCACGCCGAACGGTTGCTGGCCCGCCGGGTACGCAAGGGTCGCGCGACCGAGGCGGACGCCCGCGCCGTGCTGGACCGGATCACCGCCACCGACCGGGTGGACGCGCTCGCCGGCTGCGACGCGGTGATCGAGGCGGTCTTCGAGGACCCGGCGCTGAAGCAGCAGGTCTTCGCCGAGGTGCTGCCGGTGCTGGCGCCCGACGCGTTGCTCGCCTCCAACACGTCCACCCTGCCGATCAGCGAACTGGCTGCCGGCGTGGACCGGCCGGCCGACTTCATCGGCATGCACTTCTTCTCCCCGGTGGACCGGATGCCGCTGCTGGAGATCGTGGTCGGTGAACGGACCGGCGACGCCGCGCTGGCGCGGGCGTTCGACCTGGGCCGGCGGATCGGCAAGACGCCGATCGTGGTCAACGACGGTCGCGGCTTCTTCACCAGCCGGGTGATCGGCCGCTTCATCGACGAGGCGGTCGGCATGGTCGCCGAGGGCGTGCCCGCCGCGTCGGTGGAGCAGGCAGCGTTGCAGGCCGGCTACCCGACCGGGCCGCTGGCGCTCGCCGACGAGGTGAGCCTCACGCTGATCCAGCGGATCCGTCGTCAGTTCGAGGCCGCCAGCGCGGAGTACCGGCCGCTGCCGGCGCACCGGCTCGTGGACGAGCTGGTGGACGCGTACGACCGGCCGGGGCGCGCGGCGGGGCGGGGCTTGTACTCCTACGACGACGGCACCCGAGGGCGGTTGTGGACAGGACTGGCCGACCTGATCACCGACGCCGGCCGCGCGGTGCCGTTCACCGATCTCCAGGAGCGGATGCTCTTCGCCAAGGCGCTCGACGCGGTGCGCTGCCTCGACGAGGGGGTGCTGCGTACCGAGACCGACGCCAACATCGGCTCGATCTTCGGCATCGGCTTCCCGGCGTGGACGGGAGGGGTGCTTCGCTACGTCCGGCAGTACGCGGGCGGCCCGGCCGGCTTCGCCGCCCGCGCGACCGAGCTGGCCGACCGCTACGGCGACCGGTTCACACCCCCCGCCGACCTGGTCGACAGACTCGCCGCCAGCGCACCCGGGCCGGACGGCGACAGTTCCGCCCGTTCCGCAGAGCCGGCCGGCGTCGCGTGA
- a CDS encoding CaiB/BaiF CoA-transferase family protein: protein MTAARGGPLAGVRVVELASLAPAPFGCMVLADLGADVVRVDRPGAPGPGRLAAPTGGPLQRGRRATALDLKSPAGVADLLRLAERADVLVEAYRPGVAERLGFGPEVCRARNPRLVYARMTGWGQDGPLAARAGHDIDYIAVAGALEPLGRAGERPYAPMNLLGDFGGGGMLLAVGVLAALLERERSGVGQVVDAAMVDGSALLTSFLHGLLGTGLWAAPRGHNMFDGGAPFYDTYRTSDGQFMAVGAVEPAFYAVLLAGLELADDADLPAQYDPSGWDELRRRFAERFAERSRDEWTAVFADLDACVAPVLAPGEAHAHPHNAVRGTFVEVGGEIQPAPAPRFDRTPTDPPAPAPDPDHDTRSVEDILTTWQ, encoded by the coding sequence GTGACGGCGGCGCGCGGCGGGCCACTGGCCGGGGTGCGGGTCGTCGAACTGGCGAGCCTCGCCCCGGCGCCGTTCGGCTGCATGGTGCTCGCCGACCTCGGCGCGGACGTGGTGCGGGTGGACCGGCCGGGCGCCCCGGGGCCGGGCCGGTTGGCCGCGCCGACCGGCGGACCACTGCAACGTGGGCGGCGGGCCACCGCCCTGGACCTGAAGTCCCCGGCCGGGGTGGCGGACCTGCTGCGCCTTGCCGAGCGGGCGGACGTGCTGGTCGAGGCGTACCGGCCGGGGGTTGCCGAGCGGCTCGGCTTCGGCCCGGAGGTGTGCCGGGCCCGCAACCCCCGACTGGTGTACGCGCGGATGACCGGCTGGGGTCAGGACGGCCCGCTGGCGGCCCGCGCCGGGCACGACATCGACTACATCGCGGTGGCCGGCGCGTTGGAGCCGCTGGGCCGGGCCGGCGAGCGCCCGTACGCGCCGATGAACCTGCTCGGCGACTTCGGCGGCGGCGGCATGCTGCTCGCCGTCGGTGTGCTGGCCGCGCTGCTGGAACGGGAACGCTCCGGCGTCGGCCAGGTGGTCGACGCCGCGATGGTGGACGGGTCGGCGCTGCTCACCTCGTTCCTGCACGGGCTGCTCGGCACCGGCCTGTGGGCCGCCCCGCGCGGGCACAACATGTTCGACGGCGGGGCGCCCTTCTACGACACCTACCGCACGTCGGACGGGCAGTTCATGGCCGTCGGCGCGGTCGAGCCGGCGTTCTACGCCGTCCTGCTCGCCGGCCTGGAACTCGCCGACGACGCCGACCTGCCCGCCCAGTACGACCCGAGCGGCTGGGACGAGCTGCGCCGTCGCTTCGCCGAGCGGTTCGCGGAGCGCAGCCGGGACGAGTGGACGGCTGTCTTCGCCGACCTGGACGCCTGCGTCGCACCGGTGCTCGCCCCCGGCGAGGCGCACGCGCACCCGCACAACGCCGTCCGGGGCACCTTCGTCGAGGTCGGCGGCGAGATCCAACCGGCCCCGGCGCCTCGCTTCGACAGGACACCGACCGACCCACCCGCGCCGGCCCCCGACCCGGACCACGACACCCGATCGGTGGAGGACATCCTCACCACCTGGCAGTAA
- a CDS encoding TetR/AcrR family transcriptional regulator, which translates to MSVETAPRRRRLEPDARRGQILACAVRLFGERPYADVSTTDVARAAGVARGLVNHYFGTKKDLYLEVVRVMVTIPEVAVERLPKGDLRTRVDASVTWFLDVVSRHSTSWLAAVTARGMGGDADVERVLAEAEEVAADRMLVAVGLAGQAAHHEELRGMVRAYCGLATSTAREWLQRGALTRPQVHLLLTTTLLAIVERVVPQVIAGMDVTQKSR; encoded by the coding sequence ATGAGTGTCGAGACGGCTCCCCGCCGCCGTCGGTTGGAGCCGGACGCCCGGCGCGGCCAGATCCTGGCCTGCGCGGTCCGGCTGTTCGGCGAGCGCCCGTACGCGGACGTGTCGACCACCGACGTCGCCCGTGCGGCGGGGGTCGCCCGAGGGCTGGTCAACCACTACTTCGGTACGAAGAAGGATCTCTACCTCGAAGTCGTCCGGGTGATGGTGACGATTCCGGAGGTGGCAGTCGAACGGTTGCCCAAGGGTGATCTGCGGACCCGCGTCGACGCCAGCGTCACCTGGTTCCTCGACGTGGTGTCCCGCCACAGCACCTCCTGGTTGGCGGCGGTCACCGCGCGGGGGATGGGCGGGGACGCCGACGTGGAGCGGGTGCTCGCCGAGGCCGAGGAGGTCGCCGCGGACCGCATGCTTGTCGCCGTGGGGCTGGCCGGACAGGCCGCACACCACGAGGAACTTCGCGGCATGGTCAGGGCGTACTGCGGCCTGGCCACATCGACGGCGCGGGAGTGGCTCCAGCGGGGCGCGCTTACCCGCCCGCAGGTGCACCTGCTGCTCACCACCACGCTGCTGGCGATCGTGGAACGGGTGGTCCCGCAGGTCATCGCGGGGATGGACGTGACGCAAAAGAGTCGGTGA
- a CDS encoding cytochrome c oxidase assembly protein: MLAHGGHAVDGPGWFPLLPVVPLAAGYLVAALRDPRGWDHRRTVAWLLGCALLAVALGPLAQIPDDPRGHMAQHLLLGMLAPLGLALGAPVTLLLHVARPPVRRIVGRLFRLRALHLLAHPVTAALLSTGGLALVLLTPLYALAERQPAVHHAVHLHYLASGYLFAWSLAGPDPAPRRPGLAVRVGALLGAAAGHAVLAKYLYVNAATLPPGLPDRDPAAFQSAAQLMYYGGDVAELLLATALFATWYRRRALRRPCHRPRLVRA, translated from the coding sequence ATGCTCGCCCACGGGGGCCACGCGGTGGACGGGCCGGGTTGGTTCCCGCTGCTTCCCGTCGTGCCGCTGGCCGCCGGCTACCTGGTGGCCGCCCTCCGCGACCCGCGTGGCTGGGACCACCGCCGTACGGTCGCCTGGCTGCTCGGCTGCGCGCTGCTGGCGGTCGCCCTCGGGCCGCTGGCCCAGATCCCCGACGACCCACGCGGGCACATGGCACAACACCTGCTGCTCGGCATGCTGGCCCCGCTCGGGCTGGCGCTCGGCGCGCCGGTCACGCTGCTGCTGCACGTCGCCCGGCCGCCGGTACGCCGGATCGTGGGCCGGCTGTTCCGCCTTCGCGCCCTGCACCTGCTCGCCCACCCGGTCACCGCCGCGCTGCTCAGCACCGGCGGCCTCGCGCTGGTGCTGCTCACCCCGCTGTACGCGCTGGCCGAGCGGCAACCCGCCGTGCACCACGCCGTACACCTGCACTACCTGGCCTCCGGGTACCTTTTCGCCTGGTCGCTGGCCGGCCCGGACCCGGCCCCCCGTCGTCCCGGCCTGGCGGTCCGGGTCGGCGCCCTGCTCGGCGCGGCGGCCGGTCACGCCGTGCTGGCCAAGTACCTGTACGTGAACGCCGCGACCTTGCCACCCGGCCTTCCCGACCGGGACCCGGCCGCGTTCCAGTCGGCCGCCCAACTCATGTACTACGGCGGGGACGTGGCGGAGCTGCTCCTGGCGACAGCCCTCTTCGCCACCTGGTACCGCCGACGTGCCCTGCGCCGCCCCTGCCACCGGCCTCGCTTAGTTCGTGCGTAG
- a CDS encoding DUF3800 domain-containing protein, which translates to MVLDGGACGARSVAIPLSTAIDEVVRNAAKTYRVSEEAELHGYDLFQGRSHWRELPPRARIAVYNAAMKTIGAHDVKLILRGVDRHGLVRRYASSKPAHEVVLSHLLERVDGYAAQCEEFALVIADEVDNPATHRSDLRRYRVAGTGGYRSRRLTRIVDTLHFAPSHASRLVQAVDLVTFLYRRMANGGSLDPREVAANERLWSWVEGRRYHSWCWSPASRRMHEGPA; encoded by the coding sequence GTGGTACTGGATGGGGGCGCTTGTGGTGCCCGAAGCGTCGCCATTCCGCTGAGCACCGCCATCGACGAGGTCGTCCGGAACGCGGCGAAGACGTACCGCGTCAGCGAGGAGGCGGAGTTGCACGGGTACGACCTGTTTCAGGGTCGGTCCCACTGGAGGGAACTCCCACCCCGCGCGCGCATCGCCGTCTACAACGCCGCGATGAAGACCATCGGAGCGCACGACGTGAAACTCATCTTGCGCGGGGTCGATCGTCACGGCCTGGTACGCCGTTACGCGTCTTCGAAGCCCGCCCACGAGGTGGTGTTGTCGCATCTACTGGAACGTGTCGACGGGTACGCCGCGCAGTGCGAGGAGTTTGCCCTGGTGATCGCCGATGAGGTGGACAATCCGGCGACTCACCGCTCCGACCTGCGGCGCTACCGCGTCGCCGGGACCGGGGGATACCGATCACGGCGACTCACCCGGATCGTCGACACGTTGCACTTCGCCCCGTCACATGCCTCGCGACTGGTGCAGGCAGTGGATCTGGTGACGTTCCTTTACCGCCGGATGGCCAACGGCGGAAGTCTTGATCCGCGGGAGGTGGCGGCGAACGAGCGCCTGTGGTCGTGGGTCGAGGGTCGCCGGTACCACTCGTGGTGTTGGTCCCCGGCGTCCCGCCGGATGCACGAAGGGCCCGCGTGA